From Streptomyces sp. TLI_235, a single genomic window includes:
- a CDS encoding regulatory LuxR family protein yields MLTALGLDTASEAVYRAMLAHPREGVTALAERLGLDRAEVRRSLDLLSELALIRPSYERDGELCAVAPDVGMELLMARQQAELAAQQLRIEASRAAAAQLIAEFSAIGPSASGPGVEQLDGLDAIRDAIARLAAEAETDLMTFAPGGGHRPETLEASQANDRRLLDRGVRMRSLFLDSVRNSQSTVAYATWLTELGGEVRTAPELPTRLMIFDRSTALVPVSSGDSAAAAVLLTGDGTMTALCALFENVWTSAQPLGAAPRRDDTGLSPQEATVVRLLAQGLTDEAIAKRIGVSARTARRSATDLMERLGARSRFEFGVRAVQRGWLPGGE; encoded by the coding sequence GTGCTCACCGCGCTCGGACTCGACACCGCGTCGGAGGCCGTCTACCGAGCCATGCTCGCGCATCCGCGCGAGGGCGTGACGGCGCTCGCGGAGCGGCTGGGCCTGGACCGCGCCGAGGTCCGGCGCAGCCTGGACCTGCTCAGCGAACTGGCCCTGATCCGGCCGTCCTACGAACGCGACGGCGAGCTGTGCGCGGTCGCGCCCGACGTGGGCATGGAACTCCTGATGGCCCGCCAGCAGGCCGAACTGGCCGCACAGCAGCTGCGGATCGAGGCCTCCCGGGCGGCGGCCGCCCAGCTGATCGCGGAGTTCTCCGCCATCGGCCCGTCCGCCTCCGGCCCCGGCGTGGAGCAGTTGGACGGCCTGGACGCCATCCGTGACGCCATCGCCCGGCTGGCCGCCGAGGCGGAGACGGACCTGATGACCTTCGCGCCCGGCGGCGGCCACCGGCCGGAGACGCTGGAGGCGTCCCAGGCCAACGACCGGCGGCTGCTGGACCGCGGTGTGCGGATGCGCTCGCTGTTCCTGGACAGCGTTCGCAACAGCCAGTCGACGGTGGCCTACGCGACCTGGCTGACCGAGCTCGGCGGCGAGGTGCGGACGGCGCCGGAGCTGCCGACCCGGCTGATGATCTTCGACCGTTCGACCGCCCTGGTTCCGGTCAGCAGCGGGGACTCGGCCGCGGCCGCGGTCCTGCTCACCGGCGACGGCACGATGACGGCGCTCTGCGCGCTGTTCGAGAACGTCTGGACCTCCGCGCAGCCGTTGGGCGCCGCACCCCGCCGGGACGACACCGGGCTGAGCCCCCAGGAGGCGACCGTCGTCCGGCTGCTGGCGCAGGGCCTCACCGACGAGGCGATCGCCAAGCGGATCGGGGTCTCCGCGCGGACGGCCCGCCGGTCGGCCACCGACCTGATGGAGCGCCTCGGCGCGCGCAGCCGTTTCGAGTTCGGTGTCCGGGCGGTCCAGCGGGGCTGGCTGCCGGGCGGGGAGTGA
- a CDS encoding SPFH domain-containing protein — protein sequence MLILAVLLLLTGAVLLVLRWRKVTDRRAVTAAGLVTTGIGLLAGLATFVYVVEPYEVGVPTTLGKVGATWQPGLHLKSPLTDVSTFSTRPVDLDLTGKDTIEVRSSEGGVLYADITVKWSVDPQHTQSLFRLAGSTDAVQRRLVYPDSREIVRNVFAKHTGVEGYSSEREAISADIERQITARLAPRGILVNGVNLRNVKPSDSLQHAIDQKIQQDQATAQAEAAVRTAKAEAEKRKIESESTAAANNAIANSLTDRILASQCIEAFKAAAEKNPVYASPCGTGGSPVIVDGSKR from the coding sequence ATGCTGATCCTCGCCGTCCTGCTCCTCCTCACCGGCGCCGTCCTGCTCGTCCTGAGGTGGCGCAAGGTCACCGACCGCCGCGCCGTCACGGCCGCCGGCCTGGTCACCACCGGCATCGGCCTGCTCGCGGGTCTGGCCACCTTCGTGTACGTCGTCGAGCCGTACGAGGTGGGCGTGCCCACCACGCTGGGCAAGGTCGGTGCCACCTGGCAGCCCGGGCTGCACCTCAAGTCGCCGCTGACCGACGTCTCCACCTTCTCGACCCGGCCGGTCGACCTCGACCTCACCGGCAAGGACACCATCGAGGTCCGCTCCTCCGAGGGCGGCGTGCTCTACGCCGACATCACCGTGAAGTGGTCGGTGGACCCGCAGCACACCCAGAGCCTGTTCAGGCTCGCCGGCAGCACCGACGCCGTTCAGCGGCGGCTGGTCTACCCCGACAGCCGGGAGATCGTCCGCAACGTCTTCGCCAAGCACACCGGCGTGGAGGGCTACAGCTCCGAACGCGAGGCGATCAGCGCCGATATCGAGCGGCAGATCACCGCCCGGCTGGCGCCGCGCGGCATCCTGGTCAACGGCGTCAACCTGCGCAACGTGAAGCCCAGCGACAGCCTGCAGCACGCCATCGACCAGAAGATCCAGCAGGACCAGGCCACCGCGCAGGCCGAGGCCGCCGTCCGCACCGCCAAGGCCGAGGCCGAGAAGCGGAAGATCGAGTCGGAGAGCACCGCAGCCGCCAACAACGCCATCGCCAACTCGCTCACCGACCGGATCCTGGCGAGCCAGTGCATCGAGGCCTTCAAGGCCGCCGCCGAGAAGAACCCGGTGTACGCCAGCCCCTGCGGCACCGGCGGCTCCCCGGTGATCGTCGACGGCAGCAAGCGCTGA
- a CDS encoding RNA polymerase sigma-70 factor (ECF subfamily) yields MYPPVRNDAPATSRPSTAILRTGARLDRLWAAIREFQVLTPQPVLAVAGAPVAPGPCTVPAARPAGPGALLRSTATSGTGTTTGTGTGAGTGTTTDTRRGIGAPARSRPRTDRGTGTGTPTGTEHNPVMELVERAQAGESEAFGRLYDQYADTVYRYIYYRVSSRATAEDLTSETFLRALRRIGTFTWQGRDFGAWLVTIARNLVADHFKSSRFRLEVTTGEMLDSNECERSPEESVLESLANASLRDAVKRLNPQQQECVNLRFLQGLSVAETARIMGKNEGAIKTLQYRAVRTLARLLPPDAR; encoded by the coding sequence GTGTACCCACCCGTCCGGAACGACGCGCCCGCCACCTCCCGCCCGTCGACCGCCATCCTGCGCACCGGCGCCCGGCTGGACCGGCTGTGGGCCGCCATCCGCGAGTTCCAGGTGCTCACGCCCCAGCCCGTGCTCGCCGTCGCCGGCGCCCCCGTCGCGCCGGGCCCGTGCACCGTCCCCGCCGCCCGCCCGGCCGGCCCCGGTGCGCTGCTGCGCTCCACCGCCACCAGCGGCACCGGAACCACGACCGGCACAGGCACAGGTGCCGGCACCGGCACCACGACCGACACCCGCCGCGGCATCGGCGCCCCGGCCCGCAGCCGCCCCCGGACGGACCGCGGCACCGGCACCGGCACCCCCACCGGCACCGAGCACAACCCGGTCATGGAGCTGGTCGAGCGTGCGCAGGCCGGCGAGAGCGAGGCCTTCGGCCGGCTGTACGACCAGTACGCGGACACGGTCTACCGGTACATCTACTACCGGGTCAGCAGCCGGGCCACCGCCGAGGACCTCACCAGCGAGACCTTCCTGCGCGCGCTCCGCCGGATCGGCACCTTCACCTGGCAGGGGCGGGACTTCGGCGCCTGGCTGGTGACCATCGCGCGCAACCTGGTGGCCGACCACTTCAAGTCCAGCCGGTTCCGGCTGGAGGTCACCACCGGCGAGATGCTGGACTCCAACGAGTGCGAGCGCAGCCCGGAGGAGTCGGTCCTCGAGTCGCTGGCCAACGCGTCCCTGCGGGACGCCGTGAAGAGGCTCAACCCGCAGCAGCAGGAGTGCGTCAACCTCCGCTTCCTGCAGGGCCTCTCGGTCGCCGAGACGGCGCGGATCATGGGCAAGAACGAGGGCGCCATCAAGACCCTGCAGTACCGGGCGGTGCGCACCCTGGCCCGCCTGCTGCCCCCGGACGCGCGGTGA
- a CDS encoding UDP-glucose 4-epimerase: MGRTVLVTGVARHLGARFAAEVARARGVDKVVGVDVQPPAEALPPEVAFVKVDLRRPAVARVIADHGVDTVVHLNVSAMGPGGRSAVKETNVIGTMQLLGACQKAPGVRRLVVKSTTGVYGSAPRDPAVFHERMQPKELPAGGFARDAAEVEGYVRGFARRRPDVAVTVLRFANIVGPAGDTPLCAWFTLPVLPTVLGRDPRLQFVHEDDAVEVLRLAALDPRPGTSNTGTFNVAGDGVLLLSQCARRLGRPTVPLLKPALGAVAGLIRQTRLADISPELIQLLTHGRVVDTTQLRETFGHTPRFTTAEAFADFVAAQRSGLLPPERLAAVTDRLAALLGQDDRPTQEPMPR, encoded by the coding sequence GTGGGCAGGACCGTACTCGTCACCGGTGTGGCCCGGCATCTCGGAGCCCGCTTCGCCGCCGAGGTCGCCCGCGCCCGCGGTGTGGACAAGGTCGTCGGCGTCGACGTCCAGCCGCCCGCCGAGGCCCTGCCGCCGGAGGTCGCCTTCGTCAAGGTCGACCTGCGCCGCCCGGCCGTCGCCCGGGTGATCGCCGACCACGGCGTCGACACCGTCGTCCACCTCAACGTCTCCGCGATGGGCCCCGGCGGCCGGTCCGCCGTCAAGGAGACCAACGTCATCGGCACCATGCAGCTGCTCGGCGCCTGCCAGAAGGCCCCCGGGGTGCGCCGCCTGGTGGTGAAGTCCACTACCGGCGTGTACGGCTCCGCCCCGCGCGACCCGGCCGTCTTCCACGAGCGGATGCAGCCCAAGGAGCTCCCGGCCGGCGGCTTCGCCCGGGACGCCGCCGAGGTCGAGGGGTACGTCCGCGGCTTCGCCCGCCGCCGCCCCGACGTCGCCGTCACCGTGCTGCGCTTCGCCAACATCGTCGGCCCCGCCGGCGACACCCCGCTCTGCGCCTGGTTCACCCTGCCGGTGCTGCCCACCGTGCTCGGCCGCGACCCGCGCCTGCAGTTCGTCCACGAGGACGACGCCGTCGAGGTGCTCCGGCTCGCCGCCCTCGACCCCCGCCCCGGCACGTCAAACACCGGCACCTTCAACGTGGCCGGCGACGGCGTCCTGCTGCTCTCCCAGTGCGCCCGCCGCCTCGGCCGGCCCACCGTGCCGCTGCTGAAGCCCGCCCTCGGCGCCGTCGCCGGACTCATCCGGCAGACCAGGCTGGCCGACATCTCGCCCGAGCTGATCCAACTGCTCACCCACGGCCGGGTGGTGGACACCACCCAGCTCCGCGAGACCTTCGGCCACACCCCCCGCTTCACCACCGCCGAGGCGTTCGCCGACTTCGTCGCCGCCCAGCGGAGCGGCCTGCTGCCCCCCGAACGGCTCGCCGCCGTCACCGACCGGCTGGCCGCCCTGCTCGGCCAGGACGACCGCCCCACCCAGGAGCCGATGCCGCGATGA
- a CDS encoding excisionase family DNA binding protein, protein MHTGKGRVMVMSSGERPLQEVVFLTVAEVASVMRVSKMTVYRLVHSGELPAIRVGRSFRVPEQAVHAYLKESYVRLESA, encoded by the coding sequence TTGCACACGGGTAAGGGTCGGGTGATGGTCATGAGTTCCGGCGAACGCCCCCTGCAGGAAGTCGTCTTCCTGACCGTGGCCGAAGTGGCCTCGGTCATGAGGGTGTCCAAGATGACGGTGTACCGCCTGGTGCACAGCGGTGAACTGCCGGCCATCCGGGTCGGGCGCTCCTTCCGCGTCCCGGAGCAGGCGGTCCACGCGTACCTGAAGGAGTCCTACGTGCGGCTCGAGAGCGCGTAG
- a CDS encoding putative MFS family arabinose efflux permease, producing the protein MAETTQRLRQARAALAASFLLQGATFALLVSCIPEIQRRYGLDDSLLPVFLAAVPILAGVGSIASEALVRRSSARAVLRTVQPAVCLALAGVGVGTELWQLALALAAFGLLVGALDASMNMLGVGLQHRYGRSIMLGFHAAFSLGGIAGAAVAGLGAHRGTPLSVLFAGSAAVLIPAALLAGTRFAGPAELGDAVEQAARAAGRAVPWRPLLPLCLAMAVAYIADASVSNYSVKYLTDTLHSPDDLAKLSYLGYMVAMLAGRALGDRGVQRFGAVAVVRVGAATAALGFAAAAIAPAPWAGIAAFTLLGLGICAIIPQVFAAGGRLMPADSDAAVARLNLFNYVGFLIGSPLVGAIGDAGSYRAALLAPMLLVLVILPLAGHFAPAPAQEPKEPAQAH; encoded by the coding sequence ATGGCCGAGACCACCCAGCGGCTGCGGCAGGCCCGCGCGGCGCTCGCGGCGAGCTTCCTGCTGCAGGGCGCCACCTTCGCCCTGCTGGTCAGCTGCATCCCGGAGATCCAGCGCCGGTACGGCCTCGACGACTCGCTGCTGCCGGTCTTCCTCGCCGCCGTGCCGATCCTCGCCGGGGTCGGCTCCATCGCCTCCGAGGCGCTGGTGCGGCGCAGCAGCGCCCGCGCCGTGCTGCGGACGGTGCAGCCCGCCGTCTGCCTCGCCCTCGCCGGGGTCGGCGTCGGCACCGAACTGTGGCAGCTCGCCCTCGCGCTGGCCGCCTTCGGCCTGCTCGTCGGCGCCCTTGACGCCTCGATGAACATGCTCGGCGTCGGCCTGCAGCACCGCTACGGCCGCAGCATCATGCTCGGCTTCCACGCCGCGTTCAGCCTCGGCGGGATCGCCGGCGCCGCCGTCGCCGGGCTCGGCGCCCACCGCGGGACGCCGCTGAGCGTGCTGTTCGCCGGATCGGCCGCCGTGCTGATCCCCGCCGCGCTGCTGGCCGGAACCCGCTTCGCCGGGCCCGCCGAACTCGGCGACGCCGTCGAACAGGCCGCCCGCGCGGCCGGCCGGGCGGTGCCCTGGCGCCCGCTGCTGCCGCTCTGCCTCGCCATGGCGGTCGCGTACATCGCCGACGCCTCGGTCTCCAACTACAGCGTCAAGTACCTCACCGACACCCTGCACAGCCCCGACGACCTGGCCAAGCTCTCCTACCTCGGCTACATGGTGGCGATGCTGGCCGGCCGCGCCCTCGGCGACCGCGGCGTCCAGCGGTTCGGCGCGGTCGCCGTCGTCCGGGTCGGCGCCGCGACCGCCGCCCTGGGCTTCGCCGCCGCCGCGATCGCCCCCGCGCCCTGGGCCGGCATCGCCGCGTTCACCCTGCTCGGCCTCGGCATCTGCGCGATCATCCCGCAGGTCTTCGCCGCGGGCGGCCGCCTGATGCCCGCCGACTCCGACGCCGCCGTCGCCCGGCTCAACCTGTTCAACTACGTCGGATTCCTGATCGGTTCGCCACTGGTCGGCGCGATCGGCGACGCCGGCTCGTACCGGGCCGCGCTGCTCGCCCCGATGCTGCTGGTGCTGGTGATCCTGCCGCTCGCCGGCCACTTCGCGCCCGCACCGGCCCAGGAGCCCAAGGAGCCCGCCCAGGCGCACTGA
- a CDS encoding pyrroline-5-carboxylate reductase, with amino-acid sequence MPSSAPGQKIAFLGTGKIAEALLSGLLRAGEDPADVLVTARRPERAAELAERYGVTAVTNAEAAKLADTLILAVKPQDMGTLLEELAPHVAPDRLVVSAAAGIPTAWFEERLAAGTPVVRVMPNTPVLVDEGMSVISGGSHASEAHLERTEAIFRSVGKAIRLPESQQDAATALSGSGPAYFYFLVEAMTDAGILLGLPRQVAHDLIVQSAIGASVMLRDSGEHPVKLREAVTSPAGTTIAAIRELENHGVRAALLGALEAARDRSRELAGGGR; translated from the coding sequence ATGCCCAGCAGCGCACCCGGACAGAAGATCGCCTTCCTCGGCACCGGCAAGATCGCCGAGGCCCTGCTCTCCGGTCTGCTGCGGGCCGGCGAGGACCCGGCGGACGTCCTGGTGACGGCCCGCCGCCCCGAGCGCGCCGCCGAACTCGCCGAGCGCTACGGCGTCACCGCCGTCACCAACGCCGAGGCCGCCAAGCTCGCCGACACCCTGATCCTCGCCGTGAAGCCGCAGGACATGGGCACCCTGCTGGAGGAGCTCGCCCCGCACGTCGCCCCCGACCGGCTGGTCGTCTCGGCCGCCGCCGGCATCCCGACCGCCTGGTTCGAGGAGCGGCTGGCGGCCGGCACCCCGGTCGTCCGCGTCATGCCCAACACCCCGGTGCTGGTGGACGAGGGCATGAGCGTCATCTCCGGCGGCTCGCACGCCTCCGAGGCCCACCTGGAGCGCACCGAGGCGATCTTCCGCTCGGTCGGCAAGGCGATCCGCCTCCCCGAGTCCCAGCAGGACGCGGCCACCGCGCTCTCCGGCTCCGGCCCGGCCTACTTCTACTTCCTCGTCGAGGCGATGACCGACGCCGGCATCCTGCTCGGCCTGCCCCGGCAGGTCGCCCACGACCTCATCGTGCAGTCCGCGATCGGCGCCTCGGTGATGCTCCGCGACTCCGGCGAACACCCCGTCAAGCTCCGCGAGGCGGTGACCTCTCCGGCCGGCACCACCATCGCCGCCATCCGCGAACTGGAGAACCACGGCGTCCGGGCCGCCCTGCTCGGCGCACTGGAGGCCGCCCGCGACCGCTCCCGCGAGCTGGCCGGCGGCGGCAGGTAG
- a CDS encoding poly(hydroxyalkanoate) depolymerase family esterase: MTYDTPVRRWWAALALLAVAAAAVLGLGHGTARAAGTVQVTGFGSNPGNLLMYRYAPAGLPSGRPVVVALHGCTQSASYGEAAGWTHWADAWGFAVVMPQQQSANNSSQCFNWFQPGDFARDSGEALSIRQMVAKTVADLGSDPGRVYVTGLSAGGAMTAALLADYPDVFAGGGVVAGLPYHCATTAVEASVNCMTMGTSKTPQQWGDLVRQAYPSWTGARPKVSLWQGSADSVVKPVNLTELMKQWTDVAGTGQTAAVSDTVAGYPHQVYRDGSGADRVEVYSITGMDHGQPVDPGSGAEQCGTAGAYVLDVNLCASYRIGRFWGLDGSAPSPSPSPTPSPSPSPTGGSGSTQLTDDTAADGYVKAAADGGSPVVGTLADSLGLAVGRGTDGKQNRALLSFDTSAVPAGATVTGARLTVGYGSGSGDPWAAAQLTVDVRGGCFGAACTTGADDWAAPADAGAVATVARFTADSRTSGEFGAAGLAAIRPGATVQLRLQFDQALASTGYVFLQRGTGAVLTVDWTR; encoded by the coding sequence ATGACGTACGACACTCCGGTGAGGCGGTGGTGGGCGGCGCTCGCGCTGCTCGCCGTGGCCGCCGCGGCGGTGCTCGGGCTCGGTCACGGTACGGCCCGCGCCGCCGGCACCGTCCAGGTCACCGGCTTCGGTTCGAACCCGGGCAATCTGCTGATGTACCGCTACGCGCCCGCCGGGCTGCCGTCCGGGCGGCCGGTGGTGGTGGCGCTGCACGGCTGCACCCAGTCCGCCTCGTACGGCGAGGCGGCCGGCTGGACGCACTGGGCGGACGCCTGGGGCTTCGCCGTGGTGATGCCGCAGCAGCAGTCCGCGAACAACTCCTCGCAGTGCTTCAACTGGTTCCAGCCGGGCGACTTCGCCCGGGACTCCGGCGAGGCGCTGTCGATCCGCCAGATGGTCGCGAAGACCGTCGCCGACCTCGGCAGCGACCCGGGCCGGGTGTACGTCACCGGCCTGTCGGCGGGCGGCGCGATGACGGCCGCACTGCTGGCCGACTACCCGGACGTGTTCGCGGGCGGCGGCGTGGTCGCCGGCCTGCCGTACCACTGCGCCACCACGGCCGTGGAGGCCTCGGTGAACTGCATGACCATGGGCACGTCGAAGACCCCGCAGCAGTGGGGCGACCTCGTCCGGCAGGCGTACCCGTCGTGGACGGGGGCGCGGCCGAAGGTCTCGCTCTGGCAGGGCTCGGCGGACTCGGTGGTGAAGCCGGTCAACCTGACCGAGCTGATGAAGCAGTGGACGGACGTGGCCGGCACCGGCCAGACGGCCGCGGTGAGCGACACCGTCGCCGGCTACCCGCACCAGGTGTACCGGGACGGCTCCGGCGCCGACCGGGTCGAGGTGTACTCGATCACCGGCATGGACCACGGCCAGCCGGTCGACCCGGGCAGCGGGGCCGAGCAGTGCGGCACCGCCGGCGCGTACGTGCTGGACGTGAACCTGTGCGCGTCCTACCGGATCGGCCGGTTCTGGGGCCTGGACGGCTCGGCGCCCTCCCCCTCCCCCAGCCCGACCCCCTCGCCCTCGCCGTCCCCCACGGGCGGTTCCGGCAGCACGCAGCTCACCGACGACACCGCCGCGGACGGCTATGTGAAGGCCGCCGCGGACGGCGGCTCGCCCGTGGTCGGCACGCTGGCCGACAGCCTGGGCCTCGCGGTGGGCCGCGGAACGGACGGCAAGCAGAACCGGGCGCTGCTCTCCTTCGACACCTCGGCCGTCCCTGCCGGGGCCACCGTCACCGGCGCCCGGCTGACCGTGGGCTACGGCAGCGGCAGCGGGGATCCGTGGGCGGCGGCGCAGCTGACCGTCGACGTGCGCGGCGGCTGCTTCGGTGCGGCCTGCACCACCGGCGCGGACGACTGGGCGGCCCCGGCGGACGCGGGCGCGGTGGCGACGGTGGCCAGGTTCACCGCGGACAGCCGGACCTCGGGCGAGTTCGGTGCGGCCGGGCTGGCGGCGATCCGGCCCGGGGCGACGGTGCAGCTGCGGCTGCAGTTCGACCAGGCGCTCGCCTCCACCGGGTACGTCTTCCTGCAGCGCGGTACGGGTGCGGTGCTGACCGTGGACTGGACGCGCTGA
- a CDS encoding HAD superfamily hydrolase (TIGR01509 family): MIFDNDGVLVDSEPISNRVLAEYLTELGYPTTVEDSYRDYMGCAAHRVHDVILERHGARLPEGFDDLFHGRVFAAFEAELGPVAGAETLLKTLQQSGVRYCLASSAHHSWIRTALDRTGLRGHLAEELIFSAQDVGVGKPAPDLFLHAARTMGVPPERCLVLEDSPNGVLAARAAGMDVYGHAALTDPARLTAAGATGLFTSLAEVPALLERGRRA; this comes from the coding sequence GTGATCTTCGACAACGACGGGGTGCTCGTCGACAGCGAGCCCATCTCCAACCGGGTGCTTGCCGAGTACCTCACCGAACTCGGGTACCCGACCACCGTCGAGGACTCCTACCGGGACTACATGGGCTGCGCCGCGCACCGGGTGCACGACGTCATCCTGGAACGGCACGGCGCCCGGCTGCCCGAGGGCTTCGACGACCTCTTCCACGGCCGGGTCTTCGCCGCCTTCGAGGCCGAACTCGGCCCGGTCGCCGGGGCGGAGACCCTGCTCAAGACCCTGCAGCAGTCCGGCGTCCGGTACTGCCTGGCCTCCTCCGCCCACCACTCCTGGATCCGCACCGCGCTCGACCGCACCGGCCTGCGCGGCCACCTCGCCGAGGAGCTGATCTTCAGCGCCCAGGACGTCGGTGTCGGCAAGCCCGCCCCCGACCTCTTCCTGCACGCCGCCCGCACCATGGGCGTGCCGCCCGAGCGCTGCCTCGTCCTGGAGGACAGCCCCAACGGCGTGCTCGCCGCCCGCGCCGCCGGCATGGACGTGTACGGCCACGCCGCGCTCACCGACCCCGCCAGGCTCACCGCGGCCGGGGCCACCGGGCTGTTCACCTCGCTCGCCGAGGTGCCCGCGCTGCTGGAGCGCGGCCGCCGGGCCTGA
- a CDS encoding acetoin utilization protein AcuC: protein MPDVERDTPCGLHLFWDDAVTAYDFGPGHPMDPTRLALTKHLVDAFGLGSGPGVTVRSAPAAGDSTLRLVHTAEYIAAVRRVAADPGLVDLRHGLGTDDNWAFPGLHSASALIAGQSVAAAEALWRGEARHAVNFAGGLHHAMPDRASGFCVYNDPALAVARLLELGAERVAYVDVDVHHGDGVQQAFWNDPRVLTVSLHEHPATLFPETGWSTESGGPDAPGSAANLPLPAGTGDAGWLRAFHALVPELLAAFRPQVLVTQHGADTHVEDPLAHLAVSLDAQRLVAEALHGLAHEHAEGRWLALGGGGYAVVDVVPRTWTHLVATAAGRPVDPTAETPEEWRAEVYRRTRQQAPLRMTDGADPQWRDFHDGYDPSSRLDQAILAARRAVYPHHGLLP, encoded by the coding sequence ATGCCCGACGTCGAACGCGACACGCCCTGCGGCCTGCACCTCTTCTGGGACGACGCGGTGACCGCGTACGACTTCGGCCCCGGCCACCCGATGGACCCGACCCGGCTCGCCCTCACCAAGCACCTGGTCGACGCCTTCGGGCTCGGCTCCGGCCCGGGTGTCACCGTCCGATCGGCCCCCGCCGCCGGGGACTCCACGCTCCGCCTGGTGCACACCGCCGAGTACATCGCCGCCGTCCGCCGGGTCGCCGCCGACCCCGGCCTCGTCGACCTGCGGCACGGTCTCGGCACCGACGACAACTGGGCGTTCCCCGGCCTGCACAGCGCCTCCGCGCTGATCGCGGGCCAGTCGGTCGCCGCCGCCGAGGCCCTCTGGCGCGGCGAGGCCCGGCACGCCGTCAACTTCGCCGGCGGGCTGCACCACGCCATGCCCGACCGGGCCTCCGGCTTCTGCGTCTACAACGACCCGGCGCTCGCCGTCGCCCGGCTGCTGGAACTCGGGGCCGAACGGGTCGCCTACGTCGACGTCGACGTGCACCACGGCGACGGCGTCCAGCAGGCCTTCTGGAACGACCCGCGGGTGCTCACCGTCTCGCTGCACGAGCACCCGGCGACGCTCTTCCCGGAGACCGGCTGGTCCACCGAGTCCGGCGGCCCGGACGCCCCCGGCAGTGCCGCCAACCTGCCGCTGCCGGCCGGCACCGGCGACGCCGGCTGGCTGCGCGCCTTCCACGCCCTGGTGCCGGAGCTGCTCGCGGCCTTCCGGCCCCAGGTCCTGGTCACCCAGCACGGCGCCGACACCCACGTCGAGGACCCGCTGGCCCACCTCGCGGTCAGCCTGGACGCCCAGCGCCTCGTCGCCGAGGCCCTGCACGGCCTCGCCCACGAGCACGCCGAGGGCCGCTGGCTCGCCCTCGGCGGAGGCGGCTACGCCGTGGTCGACGTGGTGCCCAGAACCTGGACCCACCTGGTCGCCACCGCCGCCGGCCGCCCCGTCGACCCGACCGCCGAGACCCCCGAGGAGTGGCGTGCCGAGGTCTACCGCCGCACCCGGCAGCAGGCCCCGCTGCGGATGACCGACGGCGCCGACCCGCAGTGGCGGGACTTCCACGACGGCTACGACCCGTCCTCCCGCCTCGACCAGGCGATCCTCGCCGCCCGCCGCGCGGTATACCCCCACCACGGCCTGCTGCCCTGA
- a CDS encoding 1-acyl-sn-glycerol-3-phosphate acyltransferase codes for MTAARKTEPAEAKVIPIESAPSWHAEGPTAGGFADRLAGAVGGALAGQLGATATKVLGKGWEDRAASGLAFLRRRITGDYEVDEFGFDRELTEEVLLSLLRPLAEKYFRVEVLGVENIPAEGGALIVANHSGTIPLDALITQVAIHDHHPHRRHLRMLAADLVFVLPVAGELARKAGHTLACNEDAQALLERGEVVGVWPEGFKGIGKPFSERYKLQRFGRGGFVSSALRAGVPIVPCSIVGAEETYPMIGNFRSLARLLGLPYVPITPTFPWLGPLGAIPLPTKWTIQFGEPIPTDGYPREAADDPMLVFNLADQVRETIQHTLYKLLVQRRSVFF; via the coding sequence ATGACCGCAGCCCGCAAGACCGAACCGGCCGAGGCCAAGGTCATCCCGATCGAGTCCGCGCCCAGCTGGCACGCCGAGGGCCCGACCGCCGGCGGCTTCGCGGACCGCCTCGCCGGGGCCGTCGGCGGCGCCCTCGCCGGACAGCTCGGCGCCACCGCCACCAAGGTCCTCGGCAAGGGCTGGGAGGACCGCGCGGCGAGCGGCCTGGCCTTCCTGCGGCGCCGGATCACCGGCGACTACGAGGTCGACGAGTTCGGCTTCGACCGGGAGCTGACCGAGGAGGTGCTGCTCTCGCTGCTGCGCCCGCTCGCCGAGAAGTACTTCCGGGTGGAGGTCCTCGGCGTGGAGAACATCCCCGCCGAGGGCGGGGCACTGATCGTCGCCAACCACTCCGGCACCATCCCGCTGGACGCCCTGATCACCCAGGTCGCCATCCACGACCACCACCCGCACCGCCGGCACCTGCGGATGCTCGCCGCCGACCTGGTCTTCGTCCTGCCCGTCGCCGGCGAACTCGCCCGCAAGGCCGGCCACACCCTCGCCTGCAACGAGGACGCCCAGGCACTGCTGGAGCGCGGCGAAGTGGTCGGGGTCTGGCCGGAGGGCTTCAAGGGCATCGGCAAGCCCTTCTCCGAGCGGTACAAGCTCCAGCGGTTCGGCCGCGGCGGCTTCGTCTCCTCCGCGCTGCGCGCCGGCGTGCCGATCGTGCCCTGCTCGATCGTCGGCGCCGAGGAGACCTACCCGATGATCGGCAACTTCCGCTCGCTGGCCCGGCTGCTCGGCCTGCCCTACGTGCCGATCACGCCGACCTTCCCGTGGCTCGGCCCGCTCGGCGCGATCCCGCTGCCGACCAAGTGGACCATCCAGTTCGGCGAACCGATCCCGACCGACGGCTACCCGCGGGAGGCCGCGGACGACCCGATGCTCGTCTTCAACCTCGCGGACCAGGTCCGCGAGACCATCCAGCACACCCTGTACAAGCTGCTGGTGCAGCGGCGCTCGGTCTTCTTCTGA